The following are from one region of the Streptomyces fradiae genome:
- a CDS encoding Tat pathway signal sequence domain protein has translation MAVTGTAVAVAVTLPGSAGADEAPRGTAAATGPTAAGGTGTPGEPAADGPAPGPAALAAAPPEGAKGVGTDPLTDDELKRAEALALTPPAASAQRNTGGGRGPQRLGTELADPRPGEETGGPRRAVVRLYDYGRDELVTKTVNLDTGKVEASGAQRGVQPSAHPEELKAALRLILDSPLGKGVKDDYKDATGKELTGPDQLWFNGDVYRTYREKDVPPQLAKCGEHRCVRLVTKVLNGAWIDTRGLIVDLSARTVTRVG, from the coding sequence ACGAGGCACCGCGCGGCACGGCCGCCGCCACGGGCCCGACCGCCGCCGGCGGCACGGGCACGCCGGGGGAACCGGCCGCCGACGGCCCCGCGCCCGGGCCCGCCGCGCTCGCCGCGGCACCGCCCGAGGGGGCGAAGGGAGTGGGCACCGACCCGCTCACCGACGACGAGCTGAAGCGGGCCGAGGCGCTGGCGCTGACCCCGCCGGCCGCCTCCGCCCAGCGCAACACCGGGGGCGGCCGGGGACCGCAGCGCCTCGGCACCGAGCTGGCCGACCCGCGGCCCGGCGAGGAGACCGGCGGACCGCGTCGCGCCGTGGTCCGCCTCTACGACTACGGCCGCGACGAGCTCGTCACGAAGACCGTGAACCTCGACACGGGGAAGGTGGAGGCCTCCGGCGCGCAGCGCGGCGTCCAGCCCTCCGCCCACCCCGAGGAACTGAAGGCCGCGCTGCGGCTCATCCTCGACAGCCCGCTCGGCAAGGGCGTCAAGGACGACTACAAGGACGCCACCGGCAAGGAGCTCACCGGACCGGACCAGCTGTGGTTCAACGGCGACGTCTACCGCACCTACCGGGAGAAGGACGTGCCGCCGCAGCTCGCGAAGTGCGGCGAACACCGCTGCGTCCGGCTCGTCACCAAGGTGCTCAACGGCGCCTGGATCGACACCCGCGGCCTGATCGTCGACCTCAGCGCCCGCACCGTCACCCGCGTCGGCTGA
- a CDS encoding copper amine oxidase, with amino-acid sequence MSSSRLRHARTARTTGAVLAAGALLGAATATATPASAAPAAPAAPAPPPAADCSAAYRVEQKLDGGTVWRMCWRYSTDSGLILDKVTYQPPGERAPIRVLNSAKLAQIHVPYDDGNAEYDDLTGAGFGWGLQGLKPGECPGGTITSVKVPDVGKVNGLCTTTRARGHAYRMAADSPGKVWQAQGKDLLVYTVNKVGWYEYISEWRFSSDGMISANVGATGSLSPVDYNATDGRGWPIGKGARDYATSHAHNVFWKLDFGLDGNSKGRVEQFDSKVTPPARDGSPTVKTTRTVVTKELAGDAKNMRWWRVVSQNGKNKDGHARSYEIVPGHTNTYAGRPFTKHDVYFTQARACEQFASNNILDCGRNAPTSVDKWVNGETLTNPAVWVNIGFHHIARDEDQQPMPVHWQGFQLAPRDVTAMNPLTPADLAGQNGAPNLGS; translated from the coding sequence ATGTCCTCTTCGCGACTCCGGCACGCCCGCACAGCCCGCACCACGGGCGCCGTTCTCGCCGCCGGCGCCCTGCTCGGCGCCGCCACCGCCACCGCCACCCCGGCGAGCGCGGCCCCGGCCGCCCCGGCCGCCCCCGCCCCGCCGCCGGCGGCCGACTGTTCCGCCGCGTACCGCGTCGAGCAGAAGCTCGACGGCGGCACCGTCTGGCGCATGTGCTGGCGCTATTCGACCGACTCCGGCCTGATCCTGGACAAGGTCACCTACCAGCCGCCCGGCGAGCGCGCCCCGATCCGCGTCCTCAACAGCGCCAAGCTCGCCCAGATCCACGTCCCGTACGACGACGGCAACGCCGAGTACGACGACCTCACCGGCGCCGGCTTCGGCTGGGGCCTGCAGGGCCTCAAGCCCGGCGAGTGCCCCGGCGGCACCATCACCTCGGTCAAGGTGCCCGACGTCGGCAAGGTCAACGGCCTGTGCACCACCACCCGGGCCCGCGGCCACGCCTACCGGATGGCCGCCGACAGCCCCGGCAAGGTGTGGCAGGCGCAGGGCAAGGACCTGCTCGTCTACACCGTCAACAAGGTCGGCTGGTACGAGTACATCAGCGAGTGGCGGTTCTCCTCCGACGGAATGATCTCGGCCAACGTCGGCGCCACCGGCAGCCTCTCGCCGGTCGACTACAACGCCACCGACGGGCGCGGCTGGCCGATCGGCAAGGGCGCCCGCGACTACGCCACCAGCCACGCCCACAACGTCTTCTGGAAGCTCGACTTCGGCCTCGACGGCAACTCCAAGGGCCGCGTCGAGCAGTTCGACTCCAAGGTCACCCCGCCCGCCCGCGACGGCAGCCCGACCGTGAAGACCACCCGTACCGTCGTCACCAAGGAGCTCGCCGGCGACGCGAAGAACATGCGCTGGTGGCGGGTGGTGAGCCAGAACGGCAAGAACAAGGACGGCCACGCCCGTTCGTACGAGATCGTGCCGGGCCACACCAACACCTACGCCGGCCGCCCGTTCACGAAGCACGACGTCTACTTCACCCAGGCGCGCGCCTGTGAGCAGTTCGCCAGCAACAACATCCTGGACTGTGGCCGGAACGCGCCCACCAGCGTGGACAAATGGGTCAATGGGGAGACTCTGACCAACCCGGCGGTCTGGGTCAACATCGGGTTCCACCACATCGCCCGGGACGAGGACCAGCAGCCGATGCCGGTCCACTGGCAGGGATTCCAGCTCGCGCCCAGGGACGTAACCGCTATGAATCCGCTCACTCCGGCCGATCTCGCCGGTCAGAACGGCGCCCCGAATCTGGGCAGTTGA
- a CDS encoding SAV2148 family HEPN domain-containing protein encodes MSSGGLELPPGEAGHDGGPADPGEVPPGAVSVARPVEIGAELEWGAEAWSEVRTRAQRAGRAYIWLNLVEQRLRAVVAAVLRPVYEPVHGEEWVVAAAGPAGQEWVQRAVAVREVSRRKGYLLDPADDNVLSFLTLPQLRELMVQHWPCFEPYFDDRREVELALDELEVTRNVVSRNRALSLTVLAQSERASARLLEILGSGAGVPSADRLPVDAVEDLVGDRYADVVSVHPDRVRLQRQLPAEDLFGGARRLDATGIGLNLLVQNFSGRRMVHLAESGCRIRLLFLNPASSAVKRRERELGLKKGELSRSVEMNILHMRRVRSRLRDPGAFQIHVFDETPRFTAYLVDGDGPDGVAVVQSYLRKARGMEAPVFVLRGGGRTVVRAGQGPDTGAEHGLFSTYREEFESVWLDSRPVS; translated from the coding sequence GTGAGCTCGGGAGGTCTGGAGCTGCCCCCAGGCGAGGCGGGTCACGACGGGGGACCGGCCGACCCCGGCGAGGTGCCGCCCGGCGCGGTCTCCGTCGCCCGGCCGGTGGAGATCGGCGCCGAGCTGGAGTGGGGCGCGGAGGCGTGGAGCGAGGTGCGCACCCGGGCCCAGCGGGCCGGCCGCGCCTACATCTGGCTGAATCTCGTCGAACAGCGGCTGCGGGCCGTCGTCGCGGCCGTCCTCCGGCCGGTGTACGAGCCGGTGCACGGCGAGGAGTGGGTGGTGGCCGCAGCCGGGCCGGCCGGCCAGGAGTGGGTCCAGCGGGCGGTCGCCGTCCGCGAGGTGTCCCGCCGCAAGGGCTATCTGCTCGACCCGGCCGACGACAACGTGCTGAGCTTCCTCACCCTCCCGCAGCTGCGCGAGCTGATGGTGCAGCACTGGCCCTGCTTCGAGCCGTACTTCGACGACCGGCGCGAGGTCGAACTCGCCCTGGACGAGCTGGAGGTGACGCGCAACGTCGTCTCCCGCAACCGGGCCCTGTCGCTGACCGTGCTCGCCCAGTCCGAACGGGCCTCCGCCCGGCTCCTGGAGATCCTCGGGAGCGGGGCGGGGGTGCCCTCGGCGGACCGGCTGCCGGTCGACGCCGTCGAGGACCTGGTCGGCGACCGCTACGCGGACGTGGTGTCCGTGCACCCCGACCGGGTGCGGCTGCAGCGGCAGCTGCCCGCCGAGGACCTGTTCGGCGGGGCCCGCCGGCTCGACGCCACCGGCATAGGCCTGAACCTCCTCGTGCAGAACTTCTCCGGCCGGCGCATGGTCCACCTCGCCGAGTCCGGCTGCCGCATACGGCTGCTCTTCCTCAACCCGGCGAGCAGCGCGGTCAAGCGGCGCGAGCGCGAGCTCGGCCTGAAGAAGGGCGAGCTGAGCCGCTCGGTCGAGATGAACATCCTGCACATGCGCCGGGTGCGCTCCAGGCTGCGCGATCCCGGCGCCTTCCAGATCCACGTCTTCGACGAGACCCCGCGCTTCACCGCCTACCTGGTCGACGGGGACGGCCCCGACGGGGTCGCGGTCGTCCAGTCGTATCTGCGCAAGGCGCGCGGCATGGAGGCCCCGGTCTTCGTGCTGCGCGGCGGCGGACGGACTGTCGTCCGGGCCGGACAGGGCCCCGACACCGGTGCCGAACACGGACTTTTCTCGACATACCGGGAGGAATTCGAGTCGGTGTGGCTCGACTCCCGACCGGTCTCCTGA
- a CDS encoding exonuclease domain-containing protein, with amino-acid sequence MAWYGEELAGFDLETTGTEPLEARIVTASVVGVHGGEVVRRQDWLADPGIRIPAQASAIHGISNERAAAEGRPVREVADEIADTLTDYWRRGVPVVAYNASFDLTLLSAELRRHGLPSLDERLGGQGMGPVLDPYTIDRAVDRYRRGKRTLEAVCGEYGVELTAAHQAAADALAAVRVAIAIAERHASVAALDPARLHERQIVWYREWAEDFQAFLRRKGDPEAVVNPVWPLREPAPVAG; translated from the coding sequence ATGGCTTGGTACGGGGAAGAGCTGGCCGGCTTCGACCTGGAGACGACCGGTACGGAACCGCTGGAGGCCCGCATCGTCACGGCCTCGGTCGTCGGCGTCCACGGGGGCGAGGTGGTGCGCCGGCAGGACTGGCTCGCCGACCCCGGCATCCGCATCCCGGCGCAGGCGTCCGCGATCCACGGCATCAGCAACGAGCGCGCGGCGGCCGAGGGCCGGCCGGTCCGGGAGGTCGCCGACGAGATCGCCGACACCCTGACCGACTACTGGCGGCGCGGCGTCCCGGTCGTCGCCTACAACGCGTCCTTCGACCTGACCCTGCTCTCGGCCGAGCTGCGCCGGCACGGACTGCCCTCGCTCGACGAGCGGCTCGGCGGCCAGGGCATGGGGCCGGTCCTCGACCCGTACACCATCGACCGCGCCGTCGACCGCTACCGGCGTGGAAAGCGGACCCTGGAAGCGGTCTGCGGGGAGTACGGGGTGGAGCTCACCGCCGCCCACCAGGCCGCCGCCGACGCGCTCGCCGCGGTCCGGGTGGCCATCGCGATAGCCGAGCGGCACGCCTCGGTCGCCGCCCTCGACCCGGCCCGGCTCCACGAGCGCCAGATCGTCTGGTACCGGGAGTGGGCCGAGGACTTCCAGGCCTTCCTCAGGCGGAAGGGCGACCCGGAGGCGGTGGTGAACCCGGTGTGGCCGCTGCGGGAGCCGGCGCCGGTGGCGGGTTAG
- a CDS encoding alpha/beta fold hydrolase translates to MRMELSDVTLDVEVSGEGPVVLLLHGFPDSHRLWRHQIPALNAAGFRTIAPTLRGFGGSDRPEGGPEAYHPAKHVGDVLELLARLDVDRFHLVGHDWGSGIAQALAQVAPERVASLTILSVGHIGAVRGAGWEQKQRSWYMLLFQLADVAETWLAHDDYANLREMLAEHPDAEAVLEPLRRPGGLTAALNIYRSGLPAEVQFAPELPLSPLPEQVPVLGVWSTGDRFLTERSMTDSAEHVAGSWRYERVEDAGHWLQFDQPEKVNELLLSFLKENG, encoded by the coding sequence ATGCGGATGGAACTGTCGGACGTCACGCTGGACGTCGAGGTGAGCGGCGAGGGACCGGTCGTGCTGCTCCTGCACGGCTTCCCCGACTCGCACCGGCTGTGGCGCCACCAGATCCCGGCCCTGAACGCGGCCGGGTTCCGGACGATCGCGCCGACCCTGCGCGGCTTCGGCGGCTCGGACCGGCCGGAGGGCGGCCCGGAGGCTTACCACCCGGCGAAGCACGTGGGCGACGTCCTCGAACTGCTGGCCCGGCTCGACGTCGACCGCTTCCACCTGGTCGGCCACGACTGGGGCTCGGGCATCGCCCAGGCCCTGGCTCAGGTCGCGCCGGAGCGGGTGGCGAGCCTGACGATCCTGTCGGTGGGCCACATCGGGGCCGTCCGCGGCGCGGGCTGGGAGCAGAAGCAGCGCTCCTGGTACATGCTCCTCTTCCAGCTCGCGGACGTCGCCGAGACCTGGCTGGCCCACGACGACTACGCGAACCTCCGCGAGATGCTCGCCGAGCACCCGGACGCGGAGGCCGTGCTGGAGCCCCTTCGCCGGCCCGGCGGCCTGACGGCCGCGCTGAACATCTACCGCTCGGGCCTTCCGGCCGAGGTGCAGTTCGCCCCGGAACTCCCGCTGTCACCGCTCCCGGAGCAGGTCCCCGTCCTGGGCGTGTGGTCCACCGGCGACCGCTTCCTCACCGAGCGGTCGATGACGGACTCCGCCGAGCACGTCGCCGGCTCCTGGCGCTACGAGCGGGTCGAGGACGCCGGCCACTGGCTCCAGTTCGACCAGCCGGAGAAGGTGAACGAACTGCTGCTCTCCTTCCTCAAGGAGAACGGCTGA
- a CDS encoding phosphotransferase enzyme family protein, whose product MDEARAREILAAAGLRAAGATLLALGENAVFALGDLVVKVGRDAELLPRAERELALAGWLESAGVPAVRAAEPKPLLAEGHPVTIWHRLPEAVRPSEPRDLAPLLRAVHALPEPAGLDLPRRELLAGVERWLRLAGDAIDPADAAYLRERRDAFAPTAAALVPHLTPGPIHGDALPRNVHVGPDGPVLVDLETFSSDLREHDLVVLALSRDRYGLDPAAYDAFTTAYGWDVREWEGCAVLRGARETASCAWVAQHAPTNPKALAEFERRVASLRDGDPEVRWYPF is encoded by the coding sequence ATGGACGAGGCGCGGGCCCGGGAGATCCTGGCCGCCGCGGGACTGCGGGCGGCCGGCGCGACCCTGCTCGCGCTCGGCGAGAACGCGGTCTTCGCGCTCGGCGACCTGGTGGTGAAGGTGGGCAGGGACGCCGAGCTGCTGCCGCGCGCGGAGCGCGAGCTGGCCCTGGCCGGCTGGCTGGAATCGGCCGGTGTTCCCGCCGTACGGGCCGCGGAGCCCAAGCCGCTCCTTGCCGAGGGCCACCCGGTGACCATCTGGCACCGGCTGCCGGAGGCCGTACGGCCCAGTGAGCCGCGCGATCTGGCGCCGCTGCTGCGGGCGGTGCACGCGCTGCCCGAGCCGGCCGGGCTCGACCTGCCGCGGCGGGAACTCCTTGCCGGGGTGGAGCGCTGGCTGCGGCTCGCGGGCGACGCGATCGACCCGGCCGACGCCGCCTATCTGCGCGAGCGCCGGGACGCCTTCGCCCCGACCGCCGCCGCCCTCGTCCCGCACCTCACGCCCGGCCCGATCCACGGCGACGCGCTGCCCCGCAATGTGCACGTCGGCCCGGACGGTCCGGTCCTGGTGGACCTGGAGACCTTCTCCTCGGACCTGCGCGAGCACGATCTCGTGGTGCTCGCCCTCTCCCGGGACCGCTACGGCCTGGACCCGGCCGCCTACGACGCCTTCACCACCGCCTACGGCTGGGACGTGCGCGAGTGGGAGGGCTGCGCGGTGCTGCGCGGGGCGCGGGAGACCGCCAGCTGCGCCTGGGTGGCCCAGCACGCGCCGACGAACCCGAAGGCGCTGGCCGAGTTCGAGCGGCGGGTGGCCTCGCTGCGGGACGGCGACCCCGAGGTGCGCTGGTACCCCTTCTGA
- a CDS encoding carbohydrate ABC transporter permease, with product MTTAPKRSAARSTAPARPPGPGRDFGAWFLVLPALLPILVLSVGPLLYGIGLAFTDAQSGRTQATRWIGTLNFQDLLHDTLFWESFRIGLLWAVGVTVPQFLLSLGLALLLNQELKLRWLARALAIVPWAMPEVVVGIMWRLVYNPDAGVLNETLRDLGLGDGRAWLSGLGTALPAVIVVGVWAGMPQTTVALLAGVQNTPRELHEAAALDGAGAWRRFRTVTWPALRPVALAITSLNFIWNFNSFALVYVLTNGGPGGRTRLPMLFAYEEAFRYGQFGYAAAMGCVLVAVVSVLLALYLVGRLKGDQDR from the coding sequence GTGACGACCGCGCCGAAGCGGTCCGCGGCGCGCAGCACCGCCCCCGCCCGGCCCCCGGGTCCCGGCCGCGACTTCGGCGCCTGGTTCCTCGTCCTGCCGGCCCTGCTGCCGATCCTGGTCCTCAGCGTCGGCCCGCTGCTCTACGGCATCGGGCTCGCCTTCACCGACGCCCAGTCCGGCCGCACCCAGGCCACCCGCTGGATCGGCACCCTCAACTTCCAGGACCTGCTGCACGACACCCTCTTCTGGGAGTCCTTCCGCATCGGCCTGCTGTGGGCGGTCGGCGTCACCGTCCCCCAGTTCCTGCTCTCCCTCGGCCTCGCGCTGCTCCTGAACCAGGAGCTGAAGCTGCGCTGGCTGGCCCGGGCGCTGGCGATCGTCCCCTGGGCGATGCCCGAGGTCGTCGTCGGCATCATGTGGCGCCTCGTCTACAACCCGGACGCGGGCGTCCTCAACGAGACCCTGCGCGACCTCGGCCTCGGCGACGGGCGCGCCTGGCTGAGCGGCCTCGGCACCGCGCTGCCCGCCGTGATCGTGGTCGGCGTCTGGGCAGGCATGCCACAGACCACGGTCGCCCTGCTCGCCGGGGTGCAGAACACCCCGCGCGAGCTCCACGAGGCCGCCGCCCTCGACGGCGCCGGCGCCTGGCGCCGCTTCCGTACGGTCACCTGGCCCGCCTTGCGCCCCGTCGCCCTCGCCATCACCTCCCTCAACTTCATCTGGAACTTCAACTCCTTCGCCCTGGTCTACGTCCTGACCAACGGCGGACCCGGCGGCCGCACCCGTCTACCCATGCTCTTCGCCTACGAGGAGGCCTTCCGCTACGGCCAGTTCGGCTACGCCGCCGCCATGGGCTGCGTGCTGGTCGCCGTCGTGTCCGTACTGCTCGCGCTGTACCTCGTCGGACGCCTCAAGGGGGATCAGGACCGGTGA
- a CDS encoding carbohydrate ABC transporter permease produces MSAFRTRGAARAGQYAALLAYLVFLAFPFLWLVSTAFKPATELGSLHPTWIPRDPTLANFRQAFEEQPLLRAAGNSLLAAVAAALIAVAVATPMAYVLARHRSRLTAAATGWVVVSQAFPFVLLIIPLFLVLKNLHLINSLPGLVMVYVVWSLPFALWMLTGYVRAVPAELEEAAAVDGAGRLRTLVSVTAPLLAPGLVATALFAFITAWNEFFFALVLLKTPEKQTLPVVLTHFLGAEGAADLGPLAAAAFLATLPSLVVFALIQRRITGGMLAGAVKS; encoded by the coding sequence GTGAGCGCCTTCCGTACGCGCGGGGCCGCCCGCGCCGGCCAGTACGCCGCGCTCCTCGCGTATCTGGTCTTCCTCGCCTTCCCGTTCCTGTGGCTGGTCTCCACCGCCTTCAAACCGGCCACCGAACTGGGCTCCCTGCACCCCACCTGGATCCCGCGGGACCCCACCCTCGCCAATTTCCGGCAGGCCTTCGAGGAACAGCCGCTGCTCCGCGCCGCCGGGAACAGCCTGCTCGCCGCGGTCGCCGCCGCCCTGATCGCGGTCGCCGTGGCCACGCCCATGGCCTACGTCCTGGCCCGGCACCGCTCCCGGCTCACCGCCGCCGCCACCGGCTGGGTCGTGGTCAGCCAGGCCTTCCCCTTCGTCCTCCTGATCATCCCGCTCTTCCTCGTCCTCAAGAACCTGCACCTGATCAACAGCCTGCCGGGCCTGGTCATGGTGTACGTGGTGTGGTCGCTGCCGTTCGCGCTGTGGATGCTGACCGGATACGTACGGGCGGTGCCGGCCGAGCTCGAAGAGGCCGCGGCCGTCGACGGCGCCGGCCGGCTGCGCACCCTGGTCTCGGTGACCGCGCCGCTGCTCGCGCCGGGCCTCGTCGCCACCGCGCTCTTCGCCTTCATCACCGCCTGGAACGAGTTCTTCTTCGCCCTCGTGCTCCTCAAGACCCCGGAGAAACAGACCCTGCCCGTGGTCCTCACCCACTTCCTCGGCGCGGAGGGCGCCGCCGACCTCGGCCCGCTCGCCGCCGCGGCCTTCCTCGCGACCCTGCCGTCCCTGGTCGTCTTCGCCCTCATCCAGCGCCGGATCACCGGCGGCATGCTCGCCGGGGCGGTGAAGTCATGA
- a CDS encoding ABC transporter substrate-binding protein: MRRVRRLAQARRFGRARRFATAVAAAALLLTGSACTADQRPDDGSGVVRLRFQSLAWQQESVDANKQLVAEWNAAHPDIQVDYVQGSWDSVHDQLLTSFEGGEAPDLVHDASDDLADFAYGGYLADLRPLLSVRLRADIPAESWRTTTFGDGVYGVPFLQEPRMIMANRKLLADAGVRVPTAEQPWSWEEFRSVAKDLTKMMGGGRYAVAWPLKEPVSVSLNLGLSAGGRLFHRGADDKVTLRFEDADAVVPGTIRAMVGTDRTASPATLGSGGSDTLPGFFGGRYAMVPLGFSYRQQIVQQAPEGFDWTVLPAPAGAGGLAQGVSPQTLSIAADSPHKKEAAAFLEFFLQPRNTVRLALGDWMLPTSTTALADPALHTPEFGWATGAAVAQALRPAPAQSVRGYPEWKDKVATPAFQEYYSGAIGTEELRRRLVTDGNRVLARYQRD, translated from the coding sequence ATGAGGCGGGTACGGCGGTTGGCGCAGGCACGGCGGTTCGGGCGGGCGCGTCGGTTCGCGACCGCCGTCGCGGCGGCCGCCCTGCTGCTCACCGGGTCGGCGTGCACGGCGGACCAGCGGCCCGACGACGGCTCAGGCGTCGTCCGGCTCCGCTTCCAGTCCCTCGCCTGGCAGCAGGAGTCCGTCGACGCCAACAAGCAGCTCGTCGCCGAGTGGAACGCCGCCCACCCGGACATCCAGGTCGACTACGTACAGGGCAGCTGGGACTCCGTCCACGACCAGCTGCTCACCTCCTTCGAGGGCGGCGAGGCCCCCGACCTCGTCCACGACGCCTCCGACGACCTCGCCGACTTCGCCTACGGCGGCTATCTGGCCGATCTGCGCCCGCTGCTCTCCGTGCGGCTGCGTGCCGACATCCCCGCCGAGAGCTGGCGGACCACGACCTTCGGCGACGGCGTCTACGGCGTGCCGTTCCTCCAGGAACCGCGCATGATCATGGCCAACCGGAAGCTCCTCGCCGATGCCGGGGTGCGTGTCCCGACTGCCGAACAGCCGTGGAGCTGGGAGGAGTTCCGCAGCGTCGCCAAGGACCTCACGAAGATGATGGGCGGCGGCCGGTACGCGGTCGCCTGGCCGTTGAAGGAGCCGGTGTCCGTCTCGCTCAACCTGGGGCTCTCGGCCGGCGGGCGGCTCTTCCACCGGGGCGCCGACGACAAGGTGACCCTTCGCTTCGAGGACGCCGACGCGGTGGTGCCCGGCACCATCCGGGCCATGGTCGGCACCGACCGCACCGCCTCCCCGGCCACCCTCGGCAGCGGCGGCTCCGACACCCTGCCCGGCTTCTTCGGCGGCCGGTACGCGATGGTGCCGCTGGGCTTCTCGTACCGGCAGCAGATCGTCCAGCAGGCGCCCGAGGGCTTCGACTGGACCGTGCTCCCGGCCCCTGCCGGGGCGGGCGGACTCGCGCAGGGCGTCAGCCCGCAGACGCTCTCCATCGCCGCCGACAGCCCGCACAAGAAGGAAGCCGCCGCCTTCCTGGAGTTCTTCCTCCAGCCGCGCAACACCGTGCGGCTCGCGCTCGGCGACTGGATGCTGCCCACCTCCACCACCGCGCTCGCCGATCCCGCCCTGCACACCCCGGAGTTCGGCTGGGCCACCGGCGCGGCCGTCGCCCAGGCCCTGCGCCCGGCGCCCGCGCAGTCGGTGCGCGGCTACCCGGAGTGGAAGGACAAGGTGGCCACCCCCGCCTTCCAGGAGTACTACAGCGGGGCCATCGGCACGGAGGAGTTGAGGCGGCGTCTGGTTACCGATGGAAACAGGGTGTTGGCCCGCTACCAGCGCGACTGA
- a CDS encoding S8 family peptidase has translation MAIHKRVRRTRYIAVTTAIAAVAGVTVLYGPFAGAAPAPAEGTVYGLGVEGAVAGSYVVLLDEKTNQAGKTDLAREYGGTLRRSYDSAVNGFSVNGLTETEAKRLAADPSVAKVVQNRTFSIKETQENPPSWGLDRVDQTETAGDDKYTYPDSAGEGVTAYVIDTGVRISHQDFGGRASYGFDAVENDDEAQDGNGHGTHVAGTIAGSSHGIAKKAKIVAVRVLDDNGSGTTEQVVAGIDWVTKNHQGPSVANMSLGGGADPALDDAVKKAIASGVTFGVAAGNESSDAGEGSPSRVPEAITVASSTKDDEQSSFSNFGSVVDLYAPGSDITSAWNDSDTGTKTISGTSMATPHVVGAAAVYLAGHPDATPDQVAEALVGGATPDKIGNASPGTANKLLKIVE, from the coding sequence ATGGCAATACACAAGCGTGTCCGCCGGACCCGTTACATCGCCGTCACGACCGCGATCGCGGCCGTCGCCGGAGTCACCGTCCTCTACGGCCCGTTCGCCGGTGCGGCCCCCGCGCCCGCCGAAGGAACGGTCTACGGACTCGGTGTCGAAGGCGCCGTCGCCGGCAGCTACGTCGTGCTGCTCGACGAGAAGACCAACCAGGCCGGGAAGACCGACCTCGCGAGGGAGTACGGCGGCACCCTGCGCCGCAGCTACGACTCCGCCGTCAACGGCTTCTCGGTGAACGGACTCACGGAGACCGAGGCCAAGCGCCTCGCCGCCGACCCGTCCGTCGCCAAGGTGGTGCAGAACCGCACGTTCAGCATCAAGGAGACCCAGGAGAACCCGCCGTCGTGGGGCCTCGACCGGGTCGACCAGACCGAGACCGCCGGCGACGACAAGTACACGTACCCCGACAGTGCGGGCGAGGGCGTCACCGCGTACGTCATCGACACCGGCGTCCGCATCAGCCACCAGGACTTCGGCGGCCGGGCCTCCTACGGCTTCGACGCCGTGGAGAACGACGACGAGGCCCAGGACGGCAACGGCCACGGCACCCATGTCGCGGGCACCATCGCCGGCTCCTCCCACGGCATCGCCAAGAAGGCGAAGATCGTCGCCGTCCGCGTCCTCGACGACAACGGCTCCGGCACCACCGAGCAGGTCGTCGCCGGCATCGACTGGGTCACCAAGAACCACCAGGGCCCGTCCGTCGCCAACATGAGCCTCGGCGGCGGGGCCGACCCGGCCCTCGACGACGCGGTCAAGAAGGCCATCGCCTCCGGCGTGACCTTCGGCGTCGCCGCCGGCAACGAGTCCTCCGACGCCGGCGAGGGCTCCCCGTCCCGCGTGCCGGAGGCGATCACCGTCGCCTCCTCCACCAAGGACGACGAGCAGTCCAGCTTCTCCAACTTCGGCTCGGTCGTGGACCTCTACGCCCCGGGCTCGGACATCACCTCCGCCTGGAACGACAGCGACACCGGGACCAAGACCATCTCCGGTACGTCGATGGCCACCCCGCACGTGGTCGGCGCCGCCGCCGTCTACCTGGCCGGCCACCCCGACGCCACCCCGGACCAGGTCGCCGA